From Rudanella lutea DSM 19387, a single genomic window includes:
- a CDS encoding SO2930 family diheme c-type cytochrome, translating into MKNFRLLSVAMLIFSGAAFYACLGPNNAPTNPGELDFETLPLKKLSEYGFFKGDLNALQPNERVLIYEPVAPLFTDYALKKRFVWMAQGTSATFDPTAPDEPLDFPDKAILVKNFYYPADFRKPAAQRRILETRLLVKYKGAWKAYPYRWNAEQTDADYKVTGERIPVSWTDEHGQAHQILYAMPNKNQCKSCHNRNEVFMPIGPKAKQLNHPIAYADGTENQLHRWVKMGYLKAAKTDIERSPSLVSMTDPHASLDSRARSYLDVNCGHCHNPKGPAATSGLYLNYEERNPFHWGVRKSPVAAGIGAGSFRFDVNPGHGRASIMTYRMNSVHPGIMMPEVGRVSIHTEGVALIETWINSLTP; encoded by the coding sequence ATGAAAAATTTTCGATTATTGAGCGTGGCCATGCTCATCTTTAGCGGTGCGGCCTTTTACGCCTGTTTGGGGCCAAACAATGCCCCAACGAATCCCGGAGAGCTTGATTTTGAAACGCTTCCGTTGAAGAAACTGTCGGAATATGGCTTTTTCAAAGGCGACCTGAACGCCCTACAGCCCAACGAACGGGTGCTGATTTATGAACCCGTTGCTCCTCTTTTTACCGACTATGCGTTGAAGAAGCGGTTTGTCTGGATGGCTCAGGGCACCTCAGCTACGTTTGACCCCACGGCCCCTGATGAACCACTCGACTTCCCCGACAAGGCGATCCTGGTGAAAAATTTTTACTATCCGGCCGACTTCCGTAAGCCTGCCGCCCAAAGGCGCATCCTCGAAACCCGCCTGCTTGTAAAGTACAAAGGCGCCTGGAAAGCCTATCCCTACCGCTGGAATGCCGAACAGACCGATGCCGACTACAAGGTAACGGGTGAGCGTATTCCGGTAAGCTGGACCGACGAACACGGACAGGCCCACCAGATTCTGTATGCAATGCCCAACAAAAACCAATGCAAAAGCTGCCACAATCGCAATGAGGTATTTATGCCCATTGGTCCGAAGGCGAAACAGCTCAACCACCCCATTGCCTACGCCGACGGCACCGAAAACCAGCTGCATCGCTGGGTAAAAATGGGTTACCTCAAAGCGGCAAAAACCGATATAGAGCGTAGCCCGTCGCTGGTGAGCATGACCGACCCGCACGCATCACTCGATAGCCGCGCCCGTTCGTACCTGGATGTAAACTGTGGCCATTGCCACAACCCTAAAGGCCCTGCCGCAACGTCGGGCCTTTACCTAAACTACGAAGAGCGCAACCCATTCCATTGGGGCGTACGAAAATCACCCGTAGCGGCTGGCATTGGGGCCGGCTCGTTTCGGTTCGACGTGAACCCCGGTCATGGCCGAGCTTCCATCATGACGTACCGAATGAACTCCGTGCACCCCGGCATTATGATGCCCGAAGTAGGGCGAGTGAGTATCCATACGGAAGGCGTGGCCCTGATAGAAACCTGGATCAATAGTCTGACCCCCTGA
- a CDS encoding DinB family protein yields MKRKTFLKRAAGFAGLPVVSLSGANPEADRIRQELLDAWRSSEKVSLATAEQMPESGYNFRYTPEAMTFAEQWRHCILYTIGQLQADFEQPNLYAGKRLPLDMTKAQVLTELPRMYAHVRRAIETIPAEKLLATVEYGEHKMPGWRLLYVLENHIIHHRGQCVVYLRLKGIPPESYYGW; encoded by the coding sequence GTGAAACGAAAGACCTTTCTTAAACGGGCAGCCGGGTTCGCCGGGCTGCCCGTTGTCTCGCTGTCGGGGGCCAACCCCGAGGCCGACCGAATTCGGCAGGAGTTGCTCGATGCCTGGCGGTCTTCCGAAAAAGTATCGCTTGCCACCGCCGAACAGATGCCCGAATCGGGGTATAATTTTCGGTACACGCCCGAGGCCATGACCTTTGCCGAGCAATGGCGGCATTGTATTTTGTATACAATAGGGCAGTTGCAGGCCGATTTTGAGCAGCCCAATCTGTACGCAGGAAAACGCTTACCCCTGGACATGACTAAGGCCCAGGTGCTGACCGAGCTGCCCCGTATGTACGCTCATGTGCGCCGGGCCATCGAGACCATTCCGGCCGAAAAACTGCTGGCTACCGTGGAGTATGGCGAGCATAAAATGCCGGGTTGGCGGTTGTTGTACGTGCTCGAAAACCACATTATCCACCATCGGGGGCAGTGCGTTGTGTATCTGCGGCTGAAGGGCATACCGCCCGAAAGCTACTATGGCTGGTAA
- a CDS encoding fasciclin domain-containing protein produces the protein MIRTSLFRRMGFLMTVLLLGIATSCKEDEGTTPQTVTDLVVADSRFSLLEAAVLRAGLGDALRTTNNITVFAPTDEAFRAAGFADAAAINAAPVATLAAILQYHVLPTRVASSAINVGDNAPQASLLSTNGTVYVTRNSGGVSVNGARVTTADIAASNGVIHAIDKVLLPPAGNLLEAVVALNTANNNQYSLVIAAVQRAGAAVVGALSTAAGPFTLFLPNNAAFTAAGLGTEAAINAANPATLQGILLNHVVPARVFSTNLVAGAVPMAGGSASTVAINGNSVTITGKGNGTSASNVTRTDIVATNGVVHLIDRVLLP, from the coding sequence ATGATTAGAACATCGCTTTTTCGTCGGATGGGATTTCTGATGACCGTACTCCTTTTGGGTATTGCCACGAGCTGTAAGGAAGACGAAGGCACCACGCCCCAAACCGTAACCGATTTAGTGGTTGCCGACAGCCGGTTCAGTCTGCTTGAGGCCGCTGTGTTGCGCGCCGGGCTGGGCGATGCGCTCCGCACCACAAACAACATTACTGTTTTTGCGCCTACCGACGAGGCTTTCCGGGCGGCTGGTTTTGCCGATGCAGCCGCCATCAATGCCGCTCCGGTAGCTACCCTGGCGGCCATTTTGCAGTATCACGTGCTGCCCACGCGGGTTGCGTCGAGTGCGATTAACGTAGGCGACAACGCACCACAGGCCAGCCTTCTCTCGACCAACGGCACCGTGTATGTTACCCGTAACTCAGGCGGGGTTTCGGTCAATGGCGCGCGGGTAACCACGGCGGATATTGCCGCATCGAACGGGGTTATTCATGCTATCGATAAAGTGCTACTGCCCCCCGCGGGCAATTTGCTTGAGGCCGTTGTGGCTCTCAATACGGCCAACAACAACCAGTATTCGCTGGTGATTGCGGCTGTTCAGCGCGCCGGTGCCGCGGTAGTAGGTGCACTGAGCACGGCAGCGGGTCCGTTTACGTTGTTCCTGCCAAATAATGCGGCTTTCACGGCGGCTGGCTTGGGTACCGAAGCGGCTATCAATGCGGCTAATCCGGCTACACTTCAAGGTATTTTGCTGAACCACGTTGTACCGGCGCGGGTATTCTCTACGAACCTCGTAGCCGGGGCTGTGCCCATGGCTGGCGGATCGGCCTCGACGGTTGCCATCAATGGTAACTCCGTAACCATCACCGGCAAAGGCAACGGAACATCGGCTTCGAACGTAACCCGTACCGACATCGTCGCTACGAACGGCGTTGTTCACCTGATCGACCGGGTATTGTTGCCGTAA
- a CDS encoding tyrosine-type recombinase/integrase, with amino-acid sequence MNPVDDFLHHIRFEKRLSHHTLTAYSKDLQQFSHFLTDQFELETPLTADFRQVRAWIVSLVEAEMDRTSVNRKIATLRSFFGYQLRRKTIQADPMLKIQALKTSKKLPHFVEEKPMETLLDEIEFPLDFASQRDKLVLELLYGTGIRLSELIGLKVADINRYERTITVLGKRNKHRVVPMPPSLAELVETYIRLKTETFGNEADSVYLIVSDKGIQAYPVLIQRIVQRNLTLVTTLEKKSPHVLRHTFATHLLNRGADLNAIKDLLGHSSLAATQVYTHTSLEQLRKTYEQAHPKSGKRGEREEREEEKGKREKGEGRRE; translated from the coding sequence ATGAACCCTGTCGACGATTTTTTACACCACATCCGTTTCGAGAAACGCCTGAGCCACCATACCCTGACGGCCTACAGTAAAGACCTTCAGCAGTTTAGTCATTTTCTGACCGATCAGTTTGAGCTCGAAACACCTCTCACGGCCGATTTTCGGCAGGTGCGAGCCTGGATTGTGTCGTTGGTAGAAGCCGAAATGGATCGCACGTCGGTAAATCGGAAGATTGCCACCCTGCGGAGTTTCTTTGGGTATCAGCTGCGCCGGAAAACGATTCAGGCCGACCCGATGCTCAAGATTCAGGCCCTCAAAACGAGCAAGAAACTGCCTCATTTTGTGGAAGAAAAGCCGATGGAAACCTTACTCGACGAAATCGAGTTTCCGCTCGACTTTGCGAGTCAACGTGACAAGTTGGTACTGGAACTGCTCTACGGAACGGGCATCCGCCTGAGCGAGCTGATTGGCTTGAAAGTAGCCGACATTAACCGGTACGAACGCACCATTACGGTACTGGGCAAGCGAAACAAACACCGGGTTGTGCCCATGCCCCCCTCCCTCGCCGAGCTGGTTGAGACGTATATCCGCCTGAAAACCGAAACGTTTGGCAACGAGGCCGATTCGGTGTACCTGATTGTGAGCGACAAGGGTATTCAGGCGTACCCCGTTCTGATTCAGCGCATTGTACAACGCAATCTGACGCTGGTAACCACACTGGAGAAAAAAAGTCCGCACGTGCTGCGCCACACGTTTGCTACCCACCTGCTCAACCGCGGAGCCGACCTCAACGCCATCAAAGATTTACTCGGCCACAGCAGCCTTGCCGCTACGCAGGTGTACACCCACACCAGCCTCGAACAACTCCGCAAAACCTACGAGCAGGCACATCCGAAGAGTGGGAAAAGGGGGGAAAGGGAAGAAAGGGAGGAAGAAAAAGGGAAAAGGGAGAAGGGAGAAGGGAGAAGGGAATGA
- a CDS encoding family 16 glycosylhydrolase: protein MRHSVYVLSLLGFSLACRGQQAPAPARSQAINTQLVWFDEFDGSTLGRPGVPRPDATRPDTARWAYDVGGSGFGNNELQFYTRNRPENSRIENGVLIIEARKENWENRNYTSAKLRTKGKVEWKHGRVEVRAKLPAGRGTWPAIWMLAAKEPLVWPNDGEIDIMEHVGYDPGVVHGTVHTQAYNHVKKTQQGAQITVPDFSTAFHVYAIDWTTDKIDFKVDGKTYFTFDKESYGKRYEQWPFDQPFYLILNLAIGGNWGGQKGVDDAIFPQRMEVDWVRVYQ, encoded by the coding sequence ATGCGTCATTCTGTTTATGTGCTGAGTTTGCTCGGCTTTTCGCTCGCTTGCCGGGGGCAGCAGGCCCCCGCGCCAGCCCGTTCACAAGCCATCAATACGCAACTGGTTTGGTTCGACGAATTTGACGGCAGTACCCTCGGCCGCCCCGGTGTACCACGCCCGGATGCTACCCGCCCCGACACCGCCCGCTGGGCGTACGACGTGGGTGGGAGCGGGTTTGGGAACAACGAACTTCAGTTTTACACGCGCAATCGGCCCGAAAATAGCCGGATCGAAAATGGCGTATTGATTATCGAGGCCCGTAAAGAAAACTGGGAAAACCGGAACTATACCTCGGCTAAGCTACGCACCAAAGGCAAGGTAGAGTGGAAACACGGCCGGGTGGAGGTGCGGGCCAAACTACCGGCTGGTCGGGGTACGTGGCCGGCCATCTGGATGCTGGCCGCCAAAGAGCCGCTGGTGTGGCCCAACGACGGTGAAATCGACATTATGGAGCATGTTGGGTATGACCCCGGTGTGGTGCACGGTACGGTACACACGCAGGCGTACAATCACGTCAAGAAAACCCAGCAGGGAGCCCAGATTACAGTTCCTGACTTCAGTACGGCGTTTCATGTGTACGCCATCGACTGGACTACTGATAAAATCGACTTTAAGGTCGACGGTAAAACATACTTCACCTTCGACAAGGAATCGTACGGCAAACGTTACGAGCAGTGGCCCTTCGATCAGCCATTTTACCTTATTCTCAACCTGGCCATTGGTGGCAATTGGGGTGGGCAGAAAGGCGTCGACGATGCGATTTTCCCCCAACGGATGGAGGTAGACTGGGTACGGGTGTATCAGTAG
- a CDS encoding fasciclin domain-containing protein, giving the protein MNTTRTQSAKSWSLLTCTLAGAIWLTSCSRGTDVAPDPEPTLPSTTVTMPSTVTATGSLTDIVSRTPHLSLLNAALIRSGLAESFRTGSVTLFAPTDEAFRAAGIAKTTLDSLSPAQVQRILQYHVLNSRLSVSALPANTPTPAPTALVTASMTLFRASDGRLFANAARIVQPDIGANNSVMFVIDRLLQAPSLSTLELIRANPELSLFRLAVDRAGATVLTALQSSAEGGITVFAPSNAAFRAAGYVDADAVRSADPVRLAEILRYHVVARRTFSPMLRSGDVATVQGTPLSIMVGEQGTMLTGRGNPVTGAKLLQTDLTATNGVVHLIDRVLLPTAVNN; this is encoded by the coding sequence ATGAACACAACACGTACCCAATCTGCTAAATCGTGGTCGCTGCTGACCTGTACCCTGGCTGGTGCCATCTGGCTAACCAGTTGTAGCCGAGGTACCGACGTGGCGCCGGACCCTGAGCCTACGCTTCCCAGTACAACCGTTACGATGCCCTCGACCGTAACGGCTACCGGCTCGCTGACCGACATTGTGAGCCGGACTCCCCACCTGAGTCTGCTCAATGCCGCCCTGATCCGGTCGGGCCTCGCGGAGAGTTTCCGAACCGGTTCTGTAACCTTGTTTGCCCCGACCGATGAGGCTTTTCGGGCGGCAGGCATCGCCAAAACCACACTCGATTCGCTGTCACCCGCGCAGGTGCAGCGGATTTTACAATACCACGTACTCAACAGTCGCCTGTCGGTCTCGGCTTTGCCGGCCAACACGCCAACGCCGGCACCTACAGCTCTGGTTACGGCTTCTATGACTTTGTTTAGAGCTTCCGATGGCCGACTGTTTGCCAATGCCGCCCGCATTGTTCAGCCCGATATTGGCGCTAATAACTCGGTCATGTTTGTGATTGATCGGCTGTTACAGGCTCCGTCGCTGTCGACGCTGGAACTGATTCGGGCCAACCCCGAACTGTCGTTGTTCCGGCTGGCGGTCGACCGGGCCGGGGCCACTGTGCTCACGGCCTTGCAGTCGTCGGCTGAAGGGGGCATTACCGTGTTCGCACCTTCCAACGCGGCTTTTCGGGCGGCCGGTTACGTCGATGCCGACGCGGTGCGCAGTGCTGACCCGGTGCGGTTGGCCGAGATTTTACGGTATCATGTCGTAGCCCGGCGGACATTCAGCCCCATGCTTCGGTCGGGCGATGTAGCTACTGTGCAGGGGACGCCCCTGAGCATTATGGTAGGCGAGCAGGGGACCATGTTGACGGGGCGAGGTAACCCGGTAACGGGCGCAAAATTGCTACAAACCGACCTGACAGCCACCAACGGAGTCGTCCACCTCATTGACCGGGTTTTGCTGCCTACGGCAGTGAATAACTAA
- a CDS encoding collagen-like protein: MKATILNSLAGVVLFMLLGGLLVGCEGPQGPEGPAGPAGPTGPQGVSGVAGATGPAGPAGPTGPAGPAGPQGPVGTANVIYSPWVSVNFSGSAAPFTANINAPQITQTVLDRADIRVYWQENGRVIPLPYAEVVGNVTYTVHQRFFVGRIELRASYPINATQQMRYVIIPGGVSTGGRLASIDWTDYARVKAALNLPD, translated from the coding sequence ATGAAAGCAACTATACTCAATTCGCTAGCCGGCGTTGTTCTGTTCATGCTTCTGGGCGGGTTGCTCGTGGGCTGCGAAGGCCCTCAGGGGCCCGAAGGCCCAGCGGGCCCGGCCGGTCCTACAGGCCCTCAGGGCGTATCGGGCGTTGCCGGAGCTACCGGACCAGCAGGCCCGGCTGGCCCAACCGGTCCCGCTGGTCCGGCAGGCCCTCAAGGGCCGGTAGGAACGGCCAACGTGATTTACTCGCCCTGGGTCTCGGTTAATTTTTCGGGGAGTGCGGCCCCGTTCACGGCCAATATCAATGCTCCGCAGATCACCCAGACTGTGCTCGACCGGGCCGATATTCGGGTGTATTGGCAGGAAAACGGGCGGGTAATACCCTTGCCGTATGCTGAGGTAGTCGGTAATGTGACTTATACGGTGCATCAGCGGTTTTTTGTGGGACGCATTGAGCTAAGGGCCAGTTATCCGATCAACGCGACGCAGCAAATGCGCTACGTCATTATCCCCGGGGGCGTCTCGACCGGCGGCCGCCTGGCCTCCATCGACTGGACCGACTACGCCCGCGTAAAAGCAGCCCTCAACCTGCCCGACTAA
- the polA gene encoding DNA polymerase I has protein sequence MAKPQNKLFLLDALALIYRAHFAFNKNPRITSRGLNTSAIFGFMNAMLEVLQKEKPTHIGVAFDHSKKTFRHEQFPMYKATRQSQPEDISVATPYIKQIVEAMNIPILIMEGFEADDIIGTIAKRACATGEFDVYMMTPDKDYGQLVDECIHIYKPAFMGKAAEKQGVKEVCERWGIERIEQVTDMLGLIGDSVDNIPGIPGIGEKTAQKLIAEFGSVENLIANADQLKGKLKENVVQYADQGLLSKQLATIHLDVPVPFDAEALRLTEYDKPRLTALMDELEFRQMKGRLGLDSPAEQPLPPAFRAAGNGQMDIFAASAPAPSGTADLPFAFEPGDATVADTPTPKTRKKAALTESTTSETPADADAPAFLDVYPDAEIETGASKPRKTIQSVRHDYRLIDTPELRASLAHFLSRQTAICFDSETTAIDPVEADLVGLAFAYRAGEAFYVPVPVDRAEAQAIVDVFKPVLQDPAITKIGQNLKYDLLMLKKYGVEVQGKLFDTMIAHYLIEPEQRHNMDIMAMTYLDYHPVEIEALIGKKGKGQLTMREVDVEKIVEYAGEDADITLQLKQTFEPLLEKDNLFKLFDQVEMPLVQVLADLELEGIRIDTNALAELSATLDTDVKQVQQEIYELAGESFNIGSPKQLGEVLFDKLKLDKNAKKTRTGQYATGEEILSKLEAEHEIARKILDYRELIKLKNTYVDALPLLISPRTGRIHTSFNQAVAATGRLSSTNPNLQNIPIRTPRGQEIRKAFVPRSEEFLIMSADYSQIELRIMAAFSGDETMTNAFNNNIDIHTQTASKVFHVGLGEVTSEMRRKAKTINFGIIYGISSFGLAQRLKIPRKEAAQIIEEYFGEFPAVKAYMDQSVEKARGFGYAETILGRRRYLRDINSRNVTDRMFAERNAINAPIQGSAADMLKIAMIQIHDMMRRERMKSKMILTVHDELVFDAHRDELDILRERVDHIMKNAIPMAVKMDTGIGVGENWLVAH, from the coding sequence ATGGCAAAACCACAAAACAAACTGTTTCTGCTCGACGCCCTGGCGTTGATCTACCGCGCCCATTTTGCGTTTAACAAAAATCCCCGTATCACCTCAAGGGGCTTGAATACCAGTGCCATATTTGGCTTTATGAATGCCATGCTGGAGGTGCTGCAAAAAGAAAAGCCGACGCATATCGGTGTCGCGTTTGATCACTCCAAAAAAACGTTTCGGCACGAACAGTTTCCGATGTACAAAGCCACCCGGCAGTCGCAGCCCGAAGATATCAGCGTGGCTACGCCGTACATCAAACAGATTGTCGAAGCCATGAATATCCCCATCCTGATTATGGAGGGTTTCGAGGCCGACGACATCATCGGGACCATTGCCAAACGGGCCTGCGCCACGGGTGAGTTCGACGTGTACATGATGACCCCCGATAAAGACTACGGCCAACTGGTAGACGAGTGTATCCACATCTACAAGCCCGCTTTTATGGGCAAAGCGGCCGAAAAACAGGGCGTGAAAGAGGTTTGCGAACGCTGGGGAATCGAACGTATCGAGCAGGTGACCGATATGCTGGGTCTCATCGGCGATTCGGTCGACAACATCCCCGGTATTCCGGGCATTGGTGAGAAAACCGCGCAAAAACTGATTGCCGAATTTGGCTCCGTCGAAAATCTGATTGCCAATGCCGATCAGTTGAAGGGGAAGCTGAAAGAAAATGTGGTGCAGTACGCCGATCAGGGACTATTGTCGAAACAACTGGCGACCATTCATCTCGACGTGCCCGTACCGTTCGATGCCGAAGCCCTGCGCCTGACCGAGTACGACAAACCCCGGCTGACGGCCCTGATGGACGAGCTGGAGTTTCGGCAGATGAAAGGTCGGCTGGGCCTCGACTCGCCCGCCGAGCAACCGCTCCCCCCGGCGTTCAGAGCGGCCGGAAACGGGCAGATGGACATCTTTGCTGCATCGGCCCCCGCACCCTCAGGCACGGCCGACCTGCCGTTTGCCTTTGAACCGGGCGATGCGACCGTTGCCGATACCCCGACCCCCAAAACCCGCAAAAAGGCAGCCTTAACCGAATCGACCACGAGCGAGACACCGGCCGACGCCGATGCTCCCGCGTTTCTGGATGTTTATCCCGATGCCGAAATCGAGACGGGCGCCAGCAAACCGCGCAAAACCATTCAGTCGGTCAGGCACGATTACCGGCTCATCGATACGCCCGAACTGCGCGCCAGTCTGGCGCACTTCCTGAGCCGCCAAACGGCTATTTGCTTCGACTCCGAAACCACTGCCATCGACCCCGTTGAGGCCGATCTGGTCGGTTTGGCGTTTGCTTACCGGGCGGGTGAGGCCTTTTACGTGCCCGTTCCGGTCGACCGGGCCGAGGCTCAGGCAATTGTCGATGTGTTTAAGCCGGTGCTGCAAGACCCCGCCATCACTAAGATCGGGCAGAACCTGAAGTATGACCTGCTGATGCTCAAAAAGTACGGTGTGGAGGTGCAGGGTAAGCTGTTTGATACCATGATTGCCCATTACCTGATTGAGCCTGAGCAGCGGCACAACATGGATATTATGGCCATGACGTACCTCGACTACCACCCGGTTGAGATTGAAGCCCTGATTGGTAAAAAAGGCAAAGGGCAACTAACCATGCGTGAGGTAGACGTGGAGAAAATTGTGGAGTATGCTGGCGAAGATGCCGACATTACCCTGCAACTGAAGCAAACGTTTGAGCCGTTGCTCGAAAAGGATAACCTCTTCAAGCTGTTCGATCAGGTCGAAATGCCACTCGTGCAGGTTCTGGCCGACCTGGAACTGGAAGGTATTCGGATTGATACCAACGCCCTGGCCGAGTTGTCGGCTACACTCGATACCGACGTGAAGCAGGTGCAGCAGGAGATTTACGAACTGGCTGGGGAGTCGTTCAACATCGGGTCGCCGAAACAGCTGGGCGAAGTGCTGTTCGATAAACTGAAGCTGGACAAAAACGCCAAAAAAACCCGGACGGGGCAGTACGCTACAGGCGAAGAAATTCTGTCGAAGCTGGAAGCCGAGCACGAAATAGCCCGCAAGATTCTCGACTACCGCGAGCTGATCAAGCTTAAAAATACCTACGTCGATGCGTTGCCGTTGCTGATTAGCCCGCGCACGGGTCGTATTCATACCTCGTTCAATCAGGCGGTAGCAGCAACGGGGCGGCTCAGCTCGACCAATCCGAACCTGCAAAATATCCCGATTCGTACCCCGCGCGGGCAGGAGATCCGGAAGGCGTTTGTGCCTCGGTCGGAGGAGTTCCTGATTATGTCGGCCGATTATTCGCAGATCGAATTGCGGATTATGGCCGCTTTCAGTGGCGACGAAACTATGACCAACGCCTTCAACAACAACATCGACATTCACACCCAAACGGCCAGCAAGGTATTTCATGTGGGCCTGGGTGAGGTAACGAGCGAGATGCGCCGGAAGGCCAAGACTATCAACTTCGGGATCATCTACGGGATTTCGTCGTTCGGGCTGGCGCAGCGGCTAAAAATTCCGCGCAAAGAGGCCGCCCAAATTATTGAGGAATATTTCGGGGAGTTTCCGGCCGTGAAAGCGTACATGGATCAGAGCGTTGAGAAGGCCCGTGGTTTTGGGTATGCCGAAACGATTCTGGGCCGTCGGCGGTACCTGCGCGACATCAACTCCCGCAATGTAACCGACCGGATGTTTGCCGAGCGCAACGCCATTAATGCCCCCATTCAGGGTAGCGCGGCCGATATGCTCAAGATTGCCATGATCCAGATTCACGACATGATGCGCCGGGAGCGCATGAAATCAAAAATGATTCTGACGGTGCACGATGAATTGGTGTTCGATGCCCACCGCGATGAGCTGGATATACTGCGCGAGCGGGTAGATCATATCATGAAAAACGCGATTCCGATGGCCGTCAAGATGGACACGGGCATTGGTGTGGGTGAAAACTGGCTCGTAGCTCATTAA
- a CDS encoding parallel beta-helix domain-containing protein has translation MVKLIYRWHLIILFGFSLGACQPSATQLTQLDVTKLPKATPEQVEKLVEQFIEAKPGETIQLPEGYFEMNTQLILDKVNRVTIKGAGMYNTVLSFKNLQAGGEGMKIAGDDVVLEGFTVMDAPGDCIKTQHCNNLTFRTVNTTWSYTDLSKRGTYGIYPVQCKNVLIERCEVSRSRDAGIYVGQSENIIVRNNVVFENVAGIEIENSDNAEVYENVAENNTGGILVFNLPGLPKAFGSRTRVFNNTIRNNNHENFADSGPVANGNAITMIPPGSGIVILAGNEVEIMGNKLINQKTAAISIASYHITQLPIPKHPGWSPYTTNIFVHDNTYEREFGMPDLTKDMGKLIATKCLKAQDIVYDGIVDESRGRNVQKNPMNICIREKTSDLRFTRFSLPASGKLSEIEAFPDATPFNACTVTVKTTPPVL, from the coding sequence ATGGTAAAACTGATTTATCGCTGGCATTTAATCATTCTGTTCGGTTTTAGCCTTGGTGCATGTCAGCCATCTGCTACACAACTCACCCAACTCGATGTAACAAAGTTGCCTAAAGCCACGCCTGAACAGGTTGAGAAATTAGTAGAGCAATTTATTGAGGCCAAACCGGGTGAAACCATTCAGCTACCTGAAGGCTATTTTGAAATGAATACCCAGTTGATTCTGGACAAGGTGAACCGTGTGACCATCAAAGGGGCGGGGATGTACAACACCGTGCTATCGTTCAAAAACCTACAGGCCGGGGGCGAGGGAATGAAAATTGCTGGTGACGATGTGGTGCTGGAAGGGTTTACGGTGATGGATGCACCCGGCGACTGCATCAAAACACAGCATTGCAATAACCTCACGTTCAGAACCGTCAATACGACCTGGTCCTACACCGACCTTAGCAAACGCGGCACGTACGGTATTTATCCGGTGCAGTGTAAAAACGTACTGATCGAACGCTGCGAAGTATCTCGCTCGCGGGATGCCGGTATCTATGTTGGGCAATCAGAAAATATCATTGTACGGAACAACGTCGTTTTTGAAAACGTGGCCGGTATCGAAATAGAAAATTCAGATAATGCGGAGGTCTATGAAAACGTAGCCGAAAACAACACGGGCGGCATTCTGGTCTTCAACCTGCCCGGTTTACCAAAGGCATTTGGCTCACGGACGCGGGTCTTTAACAATACGATCCGCAACAACAACCACGAAAACTTTGCCGATTCGGGTCCCGTAGCCAACGGTAACGCTATCACCATGATTCCGCCCGGCAGCGGCATTGTGATTCTGGCGGGCAACGAGGTTGAGATTATGGGCAACAAGCTCATCAACCAGAAGACAGCGGCTATTTCCATTGCCAGCTACCACATCACGCAGTTGCCAATACCCAAACACCCCGGCTGGTCGCCCTACACCACCAACATATTCGTTCATGATAACACCTACGAACGGGAGTTTGGTATGCCTGACCTAACCAAAGATATGGGCAAACTCATTGCTACCAAATGCCTAAAAGCCCAGGATATTGTCTATGATGGTATTGTGGACGAAAGCCGTGGGCGCAATGTGCAGAAAAACCCAATGAATATCTGTATTCGCGAAAAAACCTCCGACCTGCGTTTTACCCGGTTTAGCTTACCGGCCAGTGGCAAGCTATCCGAAATTGAGGCTTTTCCGGACGCAACTCCGTTCAACGCCTGTACGGTTACCGTCAAAACAACACCCCCTGTGCTTTAA